The following coding sequences are from one Lycium ferocissimum isolate CSIRO_LF1 chromosome 3, AGI_CSIRO_Lferr_CH_V1, whole genome shotgun sequence window:
- the LOC132048695 gene encoding cell wall / vacuolar inhibitor of fructosidase 2-like — MTQKIYEKMHSIRTLTVIFFMSLSLITFSSGDLIDDICRKSSDFKVCTDSLRTDPKSSSADEKGLVRILLQQCLAKATSIYNEIVFLLKETKEPVLKQCLEVCKDNYDGAKDDVAATIKSFDANDFTEAISHASAVESGPIDCEESFTEPPVRKSPTKQKSNDLINFVGLTAGLIDCISKSCLS; from the coding sequence ATGACTCAGAAAATATATGAGAAGATGCATTCCATAAGAACATTGACAGTGATTTTCTTTATGTCTCTATCTCTTATAACTTTTTCCTCGGGAGATTTGATTGACGATATTTGTCGAAAGTCTAGCGACTTCAAAGTATGTACCGACTCTCTTAGGACGGACCCTAAGAGCTCATCTGCTGATGAAAAAGGTTTGGTACGTATACTGCTTCAACAATGTTTAGCAAAGGCAACAAGTATTTACAATGAAATCGTATTTTTACTAAAGGAAACAAAAGAACCTGTTCTCAAACAATGCCTTGAAGTTTGTAAGGACAATTATGATGGGGCAAAAGACGACGTTGCAGCAACAATCAAATCTTTCGATGCAAATGACTTTACCGAGGCGATAAGTCATGCTTCTGCTGTTGAGAGTGGTCCGATCGACTGTGAAGAATCATTTACTGAACCACCTGTTAGGAAATccccaacaaaacaaaaaagtaacgatttgattaattttgttggtttaaCAGCGGGTTTGATAGACTGCATTTCGAAAAGCTGTCTAAGTTAG
- the LOC132048694 gene encoding pectinesterase-like, translated as MDVMKEKWRNENSIYYTFSIKVVKRIFLSVYLNLLDFLLFNAGKYTAMSLLFIAVVILSAMLCADSQLTEKPNVVVAQDGSGDFQTIAEAILAAPNRSVERYYIRIRQGTYREYIQVNKTKTNIVLIGEGMDSTIITGNKSFGGGIQTYKTATVGVLGNGFTAQDITFRNDAGPENHQAVAIRVEADFASFYRCRFEGYQDTLYTKKNRQFYRDCEVYGTIDFICGDAAALFQNCLIEVRVPLPRQYNTITAQKREFDEPIETGIVLQNCTIKATQDLEKMENVMTYLGRPWGNFSKTVVMESHIDHLINPKGWIEFTNKSLVHPFYLEYKNRGPGAVTDGRVKWASVTSDPNVVSNFTVRHFINGDKWIPPNIPHYLDFS; from the exons ATGGATGTAATGaaagagaaatggagaaatGAGAATAGTATTTACTATACGTTTTCAATTAAGGTTGTTAAGCGAATATTCTTGTCTGTTTACTTGAACTTGTTGGATTTTTTATTGTTCAATGCAGGGAAATATACAGCAATGTCTTTGTTGTTTATTGCTGTGGTGATTTTGTCAGCAATGTTATGTGCTGACAGTCAGTTGACTGAAAAACCTAACGTGGTTGTTGCTCAAGACGGGTCCGGAGATTTCCAGACAATAGCTGAAGCAATACTGGCAGCACCTAATCGTAGTGTTGAGCGATACTACATCAGAATTAGACAAGGGACGTATCGGGAATATATTCAAGTTAATAAAACGAAGACTAACATTGTCCTCATCGGAGAAGGAATGGATAGTACAATAATAACGGGCAACAAAAGCTTTGGCGGTGgcatccaaacgtacaaaaccGCAACAGTGG GGGTCCTTGGGAATGGCTTCACAGCCCAAGACATCACCTTTAGGAATGATGCTGGACCAGAAAATCATCAGGCGGTGGCAATAAGAGTAGAAGCAGATTTTGCCTCCTTCTACAGATGTCGTTTCGAAGGGTATCAAGACACTctgtatacaaaaaaaaatcgtCAATTCTACCGAGATTGTGAAGTCTATGGCACGATTGACTTCATTTGTGGTGACGCGGCGGCCCTGTTCCAGAACTGCTTAATTGAAGTACGCGTTCCATTGCCCAGACAATATAACACAATCACGGCACAAAAGAGAGAGTTTGATGAGCCCATTGAAACTGGTATAGTGCTTCAAAATTGCACTATAAAGGCTACCCAAGATCTGGAGAAAATGGAGAACGTCATGACATATTTGGGTCGGCCATGGGGTAATTTCTCTAAGACAGTGGTCATGGAAAGTCACATTGACCACTTGATAAATCCTAAGGGATGGATTGAATTTACAAATAAATCCCTTGTTCACCCGTTTTATCTAGAGTACAAGAACAGAGGGCCGGGTGCTGTTACAGACGGACGTGTGAAATGGGCCTCAGTCACTAGTGATccgaatgttgtatcaaatttcACTGTCAGGCATTTCATAAATGGTGACAAGTGGATTCCCCCCAATATCCCACATTACTTAGATTTTTCCTGA